AGAAGACAACCTATGAATGCACAAATGTCATGGCAAAAGGACTATGGCCTGGCAGCTTTCCTGTTCCCTACCTTGTTGAGGCGCTTTATCTCCAACTCACACTGCTCCTTCTTCTTGTTCACTGAAGCATTCTTTAGTTTCAGAAGCTCATTCTCTTTCTTTAATCCATTCAGTTCACCATTTAaggtttccttttctttctggaTTGAAATATCAAGCATATCAACATTGACAGAGTATGGGCAAAAGAATGCTGCCAGAATGTTTTCTGAAACACCGACTGCTGACCAAAGACCTGTGGTTCATCTGGTAACCACCAAAGAAAGCGGAAGTGGACGGTGACCCTAACGTTTTGCCACAGAGAATCAAGAACTGGAATGGAAActgaagacttggattctagtcctagtTTTGCTGTGTCATTGCCAGGGAAGCTTGTGTAAACCACCTACCCCCTTCTATAACTCAGTTTTAACCATCTGTGAAAAGAATCACCCAGCAATTTGGCCCAGGTTTCATGAACACTGGTAAAATAAACTGGTGAGAGTGCTTTGAGTTTCTCATGGAATGGCATTATTGAAAGGTTAACAAACTTAATATCATGCATGTATGCATATTTACAAATGTACACCACCACCCCAAGCACAGATGCACATGCGTACACATACATACCCAAACACGAGCAGAATTTCCCCTCCCGCCAACTCTAGCATCCAGTTTCCCATTAGTCCCTAACTACCCACCTTTCTGTCACACTCAACCACCCATGTTTCTATTGTCTGTTCCAACTTGTCCTCATTTacagctctccccctctaccAAAGTGCCCCCTCAGATGCTTACCATACCAGTCAACTGAATATACAGTTTTCAAATTTTATAATCTATTATAAGAAATAATTCCCGGTTCCTTCACTACAGCAGGAAACGGGTCCTTGTCAGAGTGGGGATGGAAAAGGAAATGACTGTTGGTTCTTCAAAGGAAGGATATTGCTTAACCTGGCAGCTTTCCCCTGATTCACTATGACAAAGGACTCTCTGCCAAAAGGTAGAAATACGGAGTCAGTGGCCTCATCCTCCAATTAAAGACCCTGCTCAGAGACTTCCACAGACCTTAAAAAAGATCTCTGGGTTTCTTGCGATTGGCTATGTGACCAATTCCAACCACTATTTTCTTCTGGGTATCAGATAATCAAGTGCTCTCTGGAAGCAAGAGATTTTCACCTCACGCTTGGCAATACCTTGGTAGGGCGATAATAAACTCTGCATCCACACCCTCCCAAATgcaccctgtcaatcaatcaatgctatttattgagcacttactgcgcagaatactgtactaaatgccaagagagtaccatataacagagctgtccacctcttggaagaggttcCCTGAGCAACCTGGTAATGTAGGAGGAGCCATCTGTTTCCTTAAGATAATTTGGGGTTAGCTTTCGTCATTCAGACCCCGATTCCTGTAATAGTTTGAATACACACGTGCTTGGCCATTGCAAGAGATGAAACGCTAAAGAAATGAGCTAACTTGCCTGTAATGTATGCCTGTAGAAATAGACTAATATTCCCGCCACTTCCTATGACCCTTACTTCTCTACTCTGAGTTTGTGAAAGCCTGTTAAGTATCCccatgttctctttctctctctttcagtctTGTTTCTCCTTAACGCCCACTGCTTACTTCCTGATAGCTGGGGTTTACCTAACCCGAAACCGGGGTAGACTGAGTTCCCAACCTAGTCTACTCCTTTTCACCTAGGAGTCTGATTGAAGCTGAGATCACAAATTTCAGAAGTGGAGATTAGCCACAGTGTGTTCTATCAGATAGTTCTCATGGGCCATGCCTCACGGCAACAGCAAAGTTCAAACAGCATAGGGCTACAGAAAGAGCCAACCGAGGGAGACGTGTATCTTCACTGCATCAGATCCTCCTACCTCTTCCTGTAGCAGTCGATCTCTGGTTAGAGTGTGCTGTCTCGCGCTCTCCTTTCCCTGGTGCCTCTCTTTCTCCAGTTTGCTGAAATTTCTCTCAGTTACTTCAAGTTTCACTTTCAGTTCTGTGATCTGCAGAGAGATTATCGACAGGCATTTCAGAGAGTTACTTGAAGCCTGCCGCATTTGGAGTCATGCTAAATCAGAGCCCACAGAATTGTCAGTCCACTACAAAGGAGACACAGGAGATTAGATGCATTGGAGTGCCTTTCTCCTTCCTGTCCCATAGCATTTATCTTATTTGAATGAAATGCATTCTTATTCTGAAACATCATGATTACTACTTCCATAGATAGTCTCAAGGGACCCACTTTCTCTGCTGAAtcctttgtttttaaagaaatgaaatgaagcaGGTTAAATGACTCAGGCAAGGAGGTAAAGATCACTCGCCCACCCTCTCTGCCTTTTCACGCTTCCCCCTTCTCTAATTTTTAAACACTTCACTCAGGTTTTCTCATCACTCCATTTTGAATTCTTCTACAATACTGTCATTGGAAGGTAGCAGAATCAAAAGCTGTCATGACCTCTCAAAAAAGAAAGGGCAGTTAGAAGCTCCCTCTTTTCAGAGGGGGCCTTTCAGGTGGTCAGTCAAGAAGCAATTGCTGAGTGTTCAGAAGATGCCTAGTAACACTCCAAAATACACATTCTCAGGAAGAGTACTCTGAACCCAGATTTCCCAGAGAAAATGAGTCCATCTGCCTACATAGGGAGGCCGGGACACTTTCAGGGAGGTAATTAATGGTCTAGAGATTAGCCTCAGCAGCTCACAGTACCAGCAGAATTTTCACCCTAAAGACAATAATACATGGCAACTCTCCTCTGCATCATATCTTTTAGAGTCTGGAGCCTCAGATTGGTTATAGTGATTGTTCAGGGAGAAAATCACATTGTAGTTCTGAAGGTAATATTTCAGTTATACAATCTAATGTGGcacatcctcaactcatccctcccattcaactcatatattcaatctgttaccaaatcctgttggttctaccttcctaatagctctagaatctgccctttcctctccatctcaactACTTCCATGCTGATCTGAGCAGTTATAATCTGCCTTGACAAttcgtcagcctcctcactgacttccctgactcttgcctctcctctctccagtctatagttcaccctgctgcccggatcatttttctaaaaaaaatccattaagtccacttcttcccactctcgaaaacctccagtggttgcccatccacctccacaacaaacagcaactccttaccatcggttttaaagcactcaatgagctctccctctcctaccataCTTTCCTTCACTCCACtaacgccaacctgctcacttttTTATCTCTtttatcttgccaccaatccgttgcccatgacctccaacacagaactcccttcccctggggtggaactctttccccagagcctgggcttcggagtcagaggtcatgggtttgactcccggctctgccacttgtcagctgtgtgactgtgggcaagtcacttaacttctctgtgcctcaattacctcatctgtaaaatggggattaagactgtgagccccacgtgggacaacctgattaccctgtatctaccccagcgcttagaacagtgctctgcacatagtaagtacttaacaaataccaacattattattattattattattaatcaacccactaccactttccccattttcaaagctctcttaaaatcatgtctcttccaagaggcttaccCTAGCTGAGCACTCATTTCTcctatcatcagtggcatttactgtgtgcagagtaacatACTTAACACTTGGAACAGCACaatgcttgctctccctcctgcatcatctatgcacttggatctgtaactcttaaccacttgatattcactccaccacaGTGCcgcaacacttctgtacatatccttatacgctcccatttcccccatctataatttattttgtgtctgcctatccctctagcctgtaagatccCTGGGGGCAAAGATTGGCCTACCAACTCTaatcaattgtacattcccaaatgtttagcacagtgctctgcacacagtaagggctcagtaaatttgactgatcTATTGATTGCTCACTTATAACCATCTTGCCAAATGAATTAGGAGAATTCACTTTCTTTGTGAAGCTACCATGAAGCCCCCTTAAAAGTGATTAAATTGTTGAGGGACTCATTTCTTTTGGAGGTCTTTACTGCAACTAAACTCTGTCTCCAATTATATCCCAAAAGAAAGCTGTCCTGGGGAGTGCAATCACTCATCTTCCTCTCTGTAAGTACCAACTTAAATCCAAACCTATTACTTGttgtcagactgtaagcccttcagggCCCGGATTGTATCCaccaattttactgtactctcccaagcagtctgaacagagtaagcactcaataataccactgactgattaatttggTTTGAAGACAGTGCTGTTAATGGTGATACTAATCAGTGAGTGTCATTTACAGAAAATCTCTTGCCCACTTTGTTCATGACAAAACAGTAAGAGAGCAAGGGACAGCCTTTGTGATTTAACCTGCATCGGCCTTTTACAGTAAGATATTCCCCCTTAGATGAGCTTCCGGGTCTGTGCCTTCTTTTTGAGTagatacagatatgtatgtatgcatatacCATAGAGTAGGGTACCTTTTCTGGCCCCTGCCATGTATTGTGAGCATTGCTCAGATCCCAGTCTTCGAGAAAGGCTCCTCTACCTTCATCATGTGCTCAGGGAGTCCACATTTACCAAAATATTCAAAGTTCTAAATTAGACACTGTTAGAGGCCCTTTTCTGCTCTATTTTATTTACCGTCCCCAGGAGTCAGGATTCCAGATGAGGATTCCTAAGAAAATAAAGACCTTCCTGCCAAAGAGAATTCCCTTCCCAGATGCCCGTTTAGGATTACTGCTTAAACCTTGGCCTGTCTTCAAAGCATTAACAAATGTTTAAAAAGTGCTTACCTTTTTTTCATAGTGCACTTTCATACTTCTAAACTGTTGGTCCCATTGCTTGTTCACTTCCAGCAACTGAAATTGACCAACAAAGGCAGATTAAGTGCAAGATTCAGAACTTTTGGTAATGGTTTGCATAGAGTAAATCATGTTCAGCTGCTTTTGATGGACTGAAGAGCCTGAATTCCATGTGTAGGAATCCACCATACAGCCCTATTCCGATAATGGTTGTATGTTTTGAGCGTAAATTTTCAAACCTCAGCATTATCACGGTGAAAGGGTCCTAAATGCTAAAACTATTGTTTTGTAACTTTCTCGTTTCCATGGTCAAATTTGTATTTAGCAAGAGAAAGTTTGAGAACTGCTGATATTTGGGGAATGCCCAGAAGACTGTCAAGAAGGATAAAAAAGGATGGAGGCTTCTTTCATCCTAAAGAAACCTATCCTGGGAATATATTTTGCAAGGGCACCCACGTATCCCTGAAAATAACATGGCACAAGTCTTTCAGATGGTGCATTATTCCAGGATTGAAGTGCTATGTCACCATTCCCAGATGGGAAAATAATCCATAGTCCACAACTTTTAATCAATTTAACTCTTCAAACAGCAAATGTAGATGCTAGTGATTCATGAAAAACATTTATAAGGCCTTTGATAagtcagcatttagtgcagttcaTACAAAAAATCACAGTAGTGAACTAACATAAATGGTGTTCAAAGTATACGCTAAACAAACATTTCCCAAGGAGGTTAATCCAAGAGCAGAAATTGGGCCTAGGGAAGTGGGAGTGTCTATCTAGAGCATAATCATCACAACCCAGCCGTTACTCTCTTGGTAAAACTTCAGAGACATTAGACTTGCATTTCTGCCTTCTGAATCCTAGTCCTCTGACAATTGATAAGGTCAGATTCCCTTCAGTCAGCTCTATCTAGAGCCTTATTACTGGAGAGACTGGGTTTCAACTGGTTTCAAATTGCAAGGCAGGAAGGCTGCAAGATGGAAGGCCATAGACCTCTCAGAGAATTAGAGGTGACTGCTTTGCTTCTAAAATTTAGGAATAAGAGATTGCGTGGGCCTATATCACTGCTTTTTTTCTCCTGGGGCTGGGGATCAGAAACCTATTTGATTTCAGCTGGAGCCCTAGATATTCATTTAATCTATTTGTCTATGCTCCTGCTATTGACAAGTGAATCTAAATTTTTCCACCAGCTCTCACTATTTGAACCCTGTTTACATATGCCTGTCTTTttttattagattgtaagttcctatggaacagggactgtagcctTAATctttaatgaactctcccaagcaccaccAGTATGGTGATCAACAAATATTTAACTTACCTCTTGAATCTGCTTTTCCAAGATTCTGTTCTGCTGTTCAGGAGTATCTGTTAACACGTTCTTCTTTCTTCTTGACAACAGAGGACACTTAAAGTGTAAAGAATAAAAGTATATTCAAATataataccacaaaaacaaactTTAGTGATACTCTCTATGCAAGACCATGTCTATGTTTTGAAGCCTAGAACAGTATGATACACACTTTGTTGCCTGAGTGAATCTGGTTAGTCCTAGCCTGCTTCCCATATGCTTGCTAAATAATTTTAATGTTATTCATGTGGATAGGACTTCATTGATATTTGATTGATGAATCAGTTTTTCATTCATAGTGTGTCCTTGTTTTACTTGAAATAGCTGCAAAATAATTTCTGGATGAATCATAATGCAAATCATAAATTGATATTTCCCATATTAAAATTTCAATCCTATTCTAAGCAATTACCACCTCTGTTTCCTGTTAACATGATGGCAATAGTTATCAAATAGCTATAGTGTGTCCTTGTTTTACTTGAAACAGCTGCAAAATAATTTCCTGATGAATCATAATGCAAATCATAAATTGATATTTCCCATATTAAGATTCCAATCCCATTCTAAGCACCAATTGCCACCTCTGTTTCCTGTTGTTAACACAATGGCAATAGTTGTCAAATAGCTATCCCAAAATGTTGCAAAAACTGTCTGATACATTTGAGGGAAATGAAAGTTGCCTAGTAAATATCTCCACCACTTTTTATGAGTAAACCCAGAAAAATAATGAATAGTAAATGTTTTAAAGATGTTAAAGATTAAAAGAATCAAAAttctatcattaaaaaaagtttgAACTTGTAACTTCAAGAATATTTTCTGGAGTTACAAAAACAAATATTTCCACAAAATAAAAATTACCTTTCTAGTTGGCATGCAAGAAACTCTATAGCTGCATACTCTATAGTAAGTATAGAGGTGGCAGGTGAAAATGCCACCCTCgctagcttgtatccaacccttTGTATAAAGCCATTAGCCTACATTTtagattaatgatgtgcatatccaCATTTTcacaataaaagaaaaatagtttgggtgggtttttttatttgaaaaaatCATTAAAGCTCTAGAAACCACTGCCTCATCTTGAAAAAGTACAAAGTTGACCACCAACCATGCTCACTCAAGTAAACTATTGTTTTTTCCTTTGGCAATTTAAtatctttattgccattgtatcCTTGGCTTACATAAGCAAATTTCAATAGAATGAATTGAGTGATGGTGGTTTtagtaaatgaatgactgaatctatTGTTTTGTTTCAGGCATGATAGCTGCTGCAGACCTAGAATTTACTTAGATTATCAGCCTCACTCACACACGTGTAAAATTATAGTCTCAGTAGAATTGATTTCAAATCCTGAATATTCAGCAGCTAAATGACACCCCATGATGCATTCATATTTGTGTgtgtttctgcctctctcccactcccggcccatctctgtcttttctctgcaactgcttctcctcccagctccaacTCTCCTCTCGTGGCCTCAtgtttcctctccccatttctaaCTTGACTCCAATCTCCATCTCTGATCCTCCACCTCTGAAGTCCACTTGGAGGTTCTGTAGCAAACTGCCCACCCCTCAGAACCCACTGAGGTTCTAGGTCAGCAAAGAACACAGTTTCAGAGCAGTTACAACTGCCCAGAATTATAACAGACTATTGAACATTTTCATGCCAAACTATGTTGCCAAACTATTCATGCCAAAATAGGTTGAGCTATGCAAATTATAGCACAAGCCTTAACTAAGATCTCCTGCCTGATCCTGTGTTACCCTCCAAAACAGAATATTTCTAGCAGAAAGGCACGTCTCTGGCACCATGTTAGGGGGTTAGAGTTCTTCCGAGCTATGATAACAGATAGTTTTAGAGGGCCTATACAGTACTGATCTCCCTGTAATTACTGAAAAATTCTCTCTGATCAACTCTATTATCAAGCATCAAATGTAAAAAGAATACCTACTCTCACAAATATACTTAGAAATTCTCTATCTTTTCATTATAGTATAGCAATACATTCACACAGATATTTATGAATTCtattttaaaagaaatgaaaatcttGAAATTTCTAAGAATTCCATGTTTTTtcaatgaaaaatggaaaaaaggatCTTCCCAAGGGAGAAAAATTAACCTATAAATTGAAACTATGCTTATTACCTATTAGGGAATATAGGTAAAACATTAATCTGTTCCCGGATAGCTCCGGGGTAAGTAAAATGGAGTTAGAATTAAGGAGAGCAAATTTTCCTGAGGAGCTATAATTCAATTGCATCACCACATTATGGGGCATGGAACTATGGACACTCTCAATGGGTATTATTCAACAGTTTTGGTCTGAGTAGATTTAAGTGTCTCTCCTACACTCAGGGGTTGATGAATAAATTGGACTGGAAACATTTTtatggtgagttttgatttgtaataCATTTTTCTTTTGGGAAAAGGGAATTGAACCACCAATGTcaccaaaacaaaataaaattacttTTGGAAGATTAATTtttaaagcattattattaaggaaaatgACTTCAAAACTTGCAAGGGGTCTAAAAGATGCAGTTcaaagataatataataataataataatgttggtatttgttaagcgcttactatgtgccgagcactgttctaagcgctggggtagacaggggaatcaggatgtcccacgtggggctcacagtcttcatccccattttacagatgaggtaactgaggcacagagaagttaagtgacttgcccacagtcacacagctgacatgcaagTCAGAGATTTATTGCCAAAGATTCCTCTGGAAAAGAGTGCATATATTCCCATTGTTCGAAAATACTGGGTATCTGGAATCAGATGAGGATAGACACAAATTAGAAACGTTTTTTACAGTGCCTTTTTCTTTGTTTCGCTTTTTGGTTGCTACCGAGGAGAATTAACCCTGAAATATACAGCTCTCACTTCTTAGTCATTGGTTCAAATTAGGTCGTATCCAAAAATCACCCCCAAATTACTCATCTCCTAACAGATGCTGGTGGTCCATCTAAACAACATAATCTTCCTGCTGGAGCAACAAACTAATTTAGGGACTAGACACAGAAAAGAAGTAAAATACACCATTTTAATCTCTCCTAATACAGCATGATAAACtaaaaattcatttaaaatgaaatagaGGCGGAAACTCTTGGAACTAAGGAACACttaaaaattaattaatttttatAAATGTTTCCTTATGAACATTCTGTTGCTGTGGAATATTCTGTAACTAGTTTCCCCTCATAAAGTTATTTGCATGGGGAGCTTAACAACAGCTCAAGAAGGAAGGCATAATTTAGACAAAGCCTCATTTTTCGATACTGCTTCTTCTGTAAATAGCATTTCTTAAAAGCAAGCAAATAATTTAAATATTGTAATTTGCTGATTTTGAGTTCTTGTCTTATTAGAACATCATTCAATTGACTTTTGACTCCATAAAAATAGCTCTTACCTGAGCATGCTCTGTGGAAGTGTCTGTATCACTCATTCTAGCCTCAATCGGTCCACAGTGGCCTGCAGTGCCTGTTTCTCCAGGAGTCTTTAAAAGCAGAATGGAAACAAAACGTGGTCCAGGACTGGCAGCAAGTGGAGTCATTCAAATATACAGTACATGCTAAAAAAACCTCATATGGGGTTTGAAAATATCAATAACAACTTTTCACAGTAAAGGAACACAAGAGGTTCTGTGTTGAGAGCTACATGGAATAAGATATAAGCAAAGCAACTGTGATTTtaaccttttctctcttcctaatAGGGGCTTCCCAGAATGTCTCAAGTATGCAATCTATGACTAAGATGTGAGACAGAATTGTTCTTAACTATGGTATGTAAATTACAATTCCTTCTATTACTGGAAGGTTCTCTCACGGGAGAGGAAGTTGCAGAGTAAACACATGGGAAGGGTAAGCCATTCATTAATAAGATAAAGGACATATCTACAGTATTTTTCCCAGAGCAGTTAGGTTCTGTAACTGTTTCCTCTTTGAACTCGACTCTGAAGACAGAAGCTATCTGATATGCTCTTCCATTGTATTTTCAGACATGCAAGTGAGATTAGTGAGTCATACTTAATCCTTTGGTTACTACTAATTCCTGAAGAAATAATGAAGAATAAAACATTCATCAGGGCGAAAAAGATATACTGTAAGCCATtctgtctctcattttctctctctcacatacacacacccctccacccccattaaAGAGAGCCACACACCTATTTTCAATAATTTTGCTGCTTAACAATTAGAATGGGGTCTTTGATAGCTTATTTGTGTGGTTGAGAGTTTTGGAATTCCCATTTCCTCAAAGAAATGAGAATAATGAACAGCTGAAATCTATCTGTGTGTCCAGCTTTCTCAATCAGGCTGTGCTATAATTAACATTAACAAATCTTCTTTTCCATTCTGAATTCTAATCTGCAGTGGGGAGGATTTATACATTTTCAAAGAAAAGTTTTAGTGCCAGAGTAACTTCTTTCATGTCTTCTGGAGGTTTCAAAAGGATGGTTTCTTGTAGGAAAAAGCACTTTAGAGCTTAGCTGCTCTTGTTTCTCACATTCAAAAGTACTCCAAAGTTTACATATCACCGAAAAAAACAATTTATTCATTCCCAGGTGTAAACCTTCATCATTTCGTTTCCCACCACaattcctctgtctcctccgTAGGCTAGTGCAACACTGGACTTTCTAGTCGTTCCAGACATTTGTGTGGTAGTTTATGACTAACCCATTTCTGCATGGAGAATCCCAGGGTTGGTGTGAGCAAAGAGGAACTTCCCACAGATAATGACTTCAGCTGTCATCCAGTCATTGGGATTAAATTTGATATTTTCTGGACTACATTGTAAGGGTCTTTTTctaccatttttcttcttttacttCATTTTCAGGCCTGGATTTTATGATGTAAGAGGGTTTGGCTACTAGTGTCCTTTGCTACATGAAAATCCTAACTAGCAGAAATAGATTTCTGGGAAACACAAGGAGTAAACCGCCCCCATACAGagttttgggttgttgttttttttctgggcTGATTGAAGGAGTCTGGTGAAAGGCTTTGCCTCTGAGGGGGTAGGAGTTAAGCAAGGCCAGCTTCAGATGTTCGTCTGAGGCGAGGAAAAATTCATGCCCCTTCCCGTTCCATGAAGCATCATCACATTATGCTGTGATCATATGGAGTATAATTTAATGACATATTCTGGAAATTAATGCCAACTTTTAAACCTAGACAGTTTctcagaggggcagggagggcagggggaagggatccTAACCTATCCAGACCACCAGAACcactgcattttccttccaggtcccTATTCACAAAGGTATCACTTCCAATGGGTGGGGACTTTCTGATTTTTAACCCCCCTCCAACTTGACATTGCCCCCTGAGGTGATTGCTTAACTTGATTACCCTCTGTAGTTGGCCCTGGCATGAAAGGTTAAAGATGAAAGAATGATCAGCCCCCCATTATCATCCAAGTttaatttctcctttttcctacATTTTAGGAAGAGAGCAGTGGAGGGTGCTCCTAGAACTTTCTTTCATTTTGCCAGCTTAGGGTCTGATAAAATTTCAAGTGGCTAAATCAGTTTAAGTTTCTCCTAGGCTCGGGGCAGAGGGAGCTATGGTATCCCCCACACCTAAGTACATCTTCTCTACCCTTCCATGAACACCtaattctccatttttcagactGCAACatgtgcctgacctaattgtcCCTGCAAGACATCCATTGGCAACATGACACTTTACATCAGCTTTCAAAATGTCCTGGGACCTGGCTATAAGGCAGATTATTGTAGCACAGATTCCAATTAAACACttatccctctctgtctcttgttTTAAATCAGACAGCTAGACAACTCCACCTAAAGACTACTTCAAGTGCTTTTTGAAGAGGCCAGAAACTGCTATAGTGTAGCTTTGAATACCCTGAATCAAACTGCTGTCATCCTTATTGAACCCTATTTAATGCAATATAACTcactcactgatctcccactacagcccagcccatccaTTTTGCTCCACTAGTGCcatcttattcactgtgcccagattttgtcaatccatcaatcaatcatatttattgagcacttactgtgtgcagagcatggtattaagcatttgggagagtacactataacagagttggtagacacattccctgcccacagtgagctcactgtctagagaagcagcgtggctcattggaaagagcccaggcttgggagtcagaggtcatgggttcgaaccccagctctgccacttgtcagctgtgtgactgtgggcaagtcacttaacttctctatgcctcagttacctcactgtaaaatggggattaagactgtgagcctcacatgggacaacctgattaccctgtatctaccccagcgctagaacagtgctctgcacatagtaagcgcttaacaaataccaacattattattattattattattatagaggtcacagtctacagtctattttgctgctgacccctttctcacatcctcccccagcctggaactccctcctccttcatatctcctccagaccatcactttccccatcttcaaagcctctttaaggtcacatctcctccatgaagccttcctcaattaagccct
The window above is part of the Ornithorhynchus anatinus isolate Pmale09 chromosome 12, mOrnAna1.pri.v4, whole genome shotgun sequence genome. Proteins encoded here:
- the TNIP3 gene encoding TNFAIP3-interacting protein 3 isoform X2; amino-acid sequence: MTPLAASPGPRFVSILLLKTPGETGTAGHCGPIEARMSDTDTSTEHAQCPLLSRRKKNVLTDTPEQQNRILEKQIQELLEVNKQWDQQFRSMKVHYEKKITELKVKLEVTERNFSKLEKERHQGKESARQHTLTRDRLLQEEKEKETLNGELNGLKKENELLKLKNASVNKKKEQCELEIKRLNKALQDALKMENFSLLEPYLHPPNRNCSHEELRTQMEVLRQQVQIYEEDFKKERSDRERLNEEKEELQKINESSQSQLNKLNSQIKACQKEKEKLEKQLKQVKDHRSPVDKQYCSRQLFLSPCNCGLLFHLPDPREQRDTRVIHDQQQHPPDYQWYAPDQFPPDVQHKANGSSEKEAHQ
- the TNIP3 gene encoding TNFAIP3-interacting protein 3 isoform X3, whose protein sequence is MTPLAASPGPRFVSILLLKTPGETGTAGHCGPIEARMSDTDTSTEHAQCPLLSRRKKNVLTDTPEQQNRILEKQIQELLEVNKQWDQQFRSMKVHYEKKITELKVKLEVTERNFSKLEKERHQGKESARQHTLTRDRLLQEEKEKETLNGELNGLKKENELLKLKNASVNKKKEQCELEIKRLNKALQDALKMENFSLLEPYLHPPNRNCSHEELRTQMEVLRQQVQIYEEDFKKERSDRERLNEEKEELQKINESSQSQLNKLNSQIKACQKEKEKLEKQLKQVKDHRSPVDKQYCSRQLFLSPCNCGLLFHLPDPREQRDTRVIHDQQQHPVPLRRKPINRSVDWRSTS